The nucleotide window AACAATCTGTAAATTCCCTCAATTAAATCACCAACATAACAAAACGATCGCGTTTGTGAACCATCTCCAAAAATAGTTAAATCTTCGCCACGCAATGCTTGCCCGATGAAAGCTGGCAATACTCTTCCATCATTTAAACGCATTCTAGGTCCATAAGTATTAAATATTCTAACAATTCTAGTTTCTAAACCATGAAAAGTATGGTAAGCCATTGTAATAGCTTCTTGAAATCTCTTTGCCTCATCATAAACGCTTCTTGGGCCAACAGGATTAACATTCCCCCAATATTCTTCAGGTTGAGGATGAATTGTTGGATCTCCATATACTTCAGAAGTTGAAGCAATCAAAAATCTAGCTTTTTTTTCTTTCGCTAAACCTAGTAAATTATGAGTCCCTAAAGATCCAACTTTTAAGGTTTGAATAGGTATTTTTAAATAATCTATAGGACTAGCTGGGGAAGCAAAATGCAAAATATAATCTAATTTTCCTGCAACATGAACATAGTTTGATACATCATGATTATAAAATTCGAAATTCTTTAATGGAAATAAATGCTCAATATTTTTAATATCACCAGTGATTAAATTATCCATTCCAACAACGTCAAAACCTTCTGCTATAAATCGATCACATAAATGAGACCCTAAAAAACCTGCAGCTCCTGTAATTAAAACTCTTTTACTCATGAATTCTTTGTTTCTAGTTTCTTAGCTAACTTGATTAAAATAATTATTAAACTCCTATTCCTCTATAAATAAAACCAATTTCCTCCAATTCTGCTTTATTAAGTATATTTCTTCCATCAAAAATGAACGCCGGTTTTTGCATGCTTTTGTATATTTTTTGCCAATCATATTTACGAAATTCATCCCATTCAGTAAGTATGGCAATTGCATGTGCTTTCTCACATGTCAAATATGGATTATCAAAAGTCACGATACTGTTCTCATTTTCCTCTGGCATTCTTGTTTCTAGATAATTTAAATCAGAAAGAATTTTTTTTCTTGACACTTTTGGATCGTAGACCATGATTTTTGCTTGTTCATTAATCAAATCATTAGCTACGAAAATTGCTGCAGATTCACGGGTATCATTAGTATCTTTCTTGAAAGCCCAACCTAAAAAGGCAATTTTTTTATCAGCAACCGTGTTATAAAGTGTTTTCACAATATTACTAGAGAAACGATTCTTCTGATGCTCATTCATAATAATTACCTGCTCCCAATAATCAGCTACTTCATTTAACCCATATGATTTTGCAATATAAACCAAATTCAAAATATCTTTTTGAAAACAAGAACCGCCAAATCCAACGGATGCTTTTAGGAATTTAGGACCAATTCGGCTATCCATTCCAATCGCTTTGGCAACCTCATTAACGTCAGCTCCAGTTTTTTCACACAGCTCTGACATCGCATTTATGGATGAAATTCTTTGAGCTAAAAAAGCATTGGCAGTTAACTTTGACAATTCCGAAGACCAGACATTGGTAGTCAATATTTTTTCTGGCCTAACCCAATTCGAATAAACATCGACTAAGGCTTGAATCGCTTTTTGCCCTTCAACTGATGTATCGCCTCCAATTAAAATTCGGTCTGGATTTAGCAAATCTTCAATTGCTGTACCTTCAGCCAAAAATTCGGGATTTGAAAGAATTTGGAACTGCACTCCATTTCCAGTTGAATCAAGAATACTCTTAATTGCTTCAGCAGTACGCACTGGCAATGTAGACTTTTCTACTACAATCTTATCACTTTTTGCAACTTTCGCAATCTGTCTGGCACATAACTCAATATATTTCAAATCTGCAGCCATACCTTTTCCTTTTCCGTAGGTCTTAGTTGGTGTATTTACCGATATAAAAATAATTTGCGCTTCATCTATTGCTTTATCAACTTCTGTAGAAAAAAACAAATTTTCTCCTCTTACTTCGGTAACAATTTGTGGCAATCCTGGTTCATAAATTGGAATATTATTTGTATTATCATCGTTCCATGCTTGTATTCTTTCTACATTCAAATCAACAACTGTAACTTGAATATTTGGACACTTTTGTGCTATCACAGCCATAGTAGGGCCTCCTACATATCCAGCTCCAATACAACAAATTTTTGTAATCATTTTTTTTTGAATTAAAATTTTAAATATTACTATTTATCAAGTAATAAAAACATTATTTAATTTTTGTCATTTCTCTTTGATGAACTTCTTTTCTTAGTCCAGAACTAGAAAATCGATGGTCTCTGGTATTAAAATATAATTCAATACCTTTCGCTTCACAATACATCCTACCAGTAAAATTTTGTTCACGATATTCATCACCGACAATTCTAACATCAATTTTAAAAGATCGTAATATATCTTCTAAATCCTGTTCAGTAGCATAAGGAACAATCTCATCAACAAACTTACACCCTTTTAATTGAATATATCGCTCCACTACAGTTTGTGCTGGCTGATTTTTTTCAGGGCGATCCAACGTTGGGTCGGTTTGCAAGCCAACGATCAAATAATCACAATGAAGTTTAGCCTCTTCTAACATTTTTACGTGTCCCGCATGAAATAAATCGAAAGCACTAAAAGTTATTCCAATTTTCATTTTTAATCAATTACTGGTATTAAATATTTAAAATTTAATTAACAAACTGTGTATTTCTCATTCCTCGAAAATCAATTTGTACGAGTGGGAAACTTAAAATTCACACTTTTAAACATCAATTTTCTACTTACTTTAGGAACT belongs to Flavobacterium gilvum and includes:
- a CDS encoding UDP-glucuronic acid decarboxylase family protein, whose amino-acid sequence is MSKRVLITGAAGFLGSHLCDRFIAEGFDVVGMDNLITGDIKNIEHLFPLKNFEFYNHDVSNYVHVAGKLDYILHFASPASPIDYLKIPIQTLKVGSLGTHNLLGLAKEKKARFLIASTSEVYGDPTIHPQPEEYWGNVNPVGPRSVYDEAKRFQEAITMAYHTFHGLETRIVRIFNTYGPRMRLNDGRVLPAFIGQALRGEDLTIFGDGSQTRSFCYVGDLIEGIYRLLMSDYVYPVNIGNPNEITMNDFAKEIIKLTETDQKIIYLPLPQDDPKQRKPDITKAIALLDWQPKIDRSEGLKITYDYFKSFSKEELNHNKKVREFYSI
- a CDS encoding UDP-glucose 6-dehydrogenase, which produces MITKICCIGAGYVGGPTMAVIAQKCPNIQVTVVDLNVERIQAWNDDNTNNIPIYEPGLPQIVTEVRGENLFFSTEVDKAIDEAQIIFISVNTPTKTYGKGKGMAADLKYIELCARQIAKVAKSDKIVVEKSTLPVRTAEAIKSILDSTGNGVQFQILSNPEFLAEGTAIEDLLNPDRILIGGDTSVEGQKAIQALVDVYSNWVRPEKILTTNVWSSELSKLTANAFLAQRISSINAMSELCEKTGADVNEVAKAIGMDSRIGPKFLKASVGFGGSCFQKDILNLVYIAKSYGLNEVADYWEQVIIMNEHQKNRFSSNIVKTLYNTVADKKIAFLGWAFKKDTNDTRESAAIFVANDLINEQAKIMVYDPKVSRKKILSDLNYLETRMPEENENSIVTFDNPYLTCEKAHAIAILTEWDEFRKYDWQKIYKSMQKPAFIFDGRNILNKAELEEIGFIYRGIGV
- a CDS encoding adenylyltransferase/cytidyltransferase family protein → MKIGITFSAFDLFHAGHVKMLEEAKLHCDYLIVGLQTDPTLDRPEKNQPAQTVVERYIQLKGCKFVDEIVPYATEQDLEDILRSFKIDVRIVGDEYREQNFTGRMYCEAKGIELYFNTRDHRFSSSGLRKEVHQREMTKIK